A genomic region of Salvelinus alpinus chromosome 12, SLU_Salpinus.1, whole genome shotgun sequence contains the following coding sequences:
- the LOC139535866 gene encoding putative nuclease HARBI1 yields MKGQNCVFLSALTMACPFVRDVVDEEALVLRRAFRRERVFRDRLDPLAFPDDHLYERYRFSADGIRYLCRLLGPRIKHRTARSHALSVEQMVCVALRFFASGAFLYSVGDAEQLNKATICRTIRSVCLAIKALADVFISFPGHRRLCDIKEEFYRIAGFPNVIGAVDCTHIRIKAPSGAHEADFVNRKSFHSINVQMVCNADCVISNVVAKWPGSVHDSRIFRASEIYQCLSQGEFSGVLLGDRGYGCQPFLLTPFTDPQEAQQAYNHAHARTRARVEMTFGLLKARFHCLHKLRVSPVRACDITVACAVLHNVACLRKERAPRVPPAMDWDNPAIFPDDDSGRLLRDQYVLNYFS; encoded by the exons atgaagggccaaaattgtgtgttcctttctgctctgacaatggcatgcccattcgtgcgagatgtggtggatgaagaagcacttgtgctgaggagagccttcaggcgagaaagggtcttcagggaccggttggacccactggccttccctgatgaccatctatatgaaagatacaggttttctgcagatggcatcaggtatctatgcagactactgggtcccaggattaagcaccgcactgcacggagccatgcactgagtgtggagcaaatggtttgtgtggccttgcgcttttttgctagtggagccttcctgtactcagtgggggatgcagaacagctgaacaaggccacaatttgccgcacaataaggagtgtgtgtctggctatcaaagcattagcagatgtcttcatctccttccctggccacagaagactctgtgacatcaaagaggagttctataggattgcag gtttccccaatgtcattggtgcagtggactgcacacacataaggataaaagccccctcaggtgcccatgaggccgattttgtgaataggaaatcctttcacagcattaatgttcag atggtctgcaatgctgactgtgtgatcagcaatgttgtggcaaaatggcctggctcagtccatgactccagaatctttcgggcctctgaaatctatcagtgcctatcacaag gtgaattctctggtgtgttgctgggagacagggggtatggctgccagccttttctcctgacacctttcacagacccccaggaagcacagcaggcctacaaccatgcccatgccaggaccagggccagagttgaaatgacctttggcctcctgaaggcacgctttcactgccttcacaaattaagggtcagccctgttagggcatgtgatattactgtggcttgtgctgtcctccacaatgtggcctgcctgaggaaggagagggcccccagagtgccaccagccatggactgggacaatccggcaatcttccctgatgacgacagtggtcggctgctgagggaccaatatgtgttgaattattttagttag